From a single Methanofollis sp. W23 genomic region:
- a CDS encoding AAA family ATPase gives MTSYLRVADETLFRDPDLFEPDHLPEIFNHRDTQIEELAFALRPTLHGARPLNTILQGPPGTGKTTAVRLLFAQVREATTRVVPVLVSCRTEQTAYAVFSRIYLALFGHPPPAHGLSSPQVLSGIGHALARRGEVLVVCLDDASFLAPQGVLNDVLLSILRLHESCPGARTGVVMTDASMDPGLAATALTPSACSSLQARTIFFPPYTEEEVRGILADRVRVGVYPGVVAPAVLDVAAAQTVRHGDLRAGLRLVKEAVYRAERAGRSEVVPEDVTAAAGRSVRLGLAGAVGGLLAADRTVLSVLVRMAAEGDETTSGLVYRAVTALVPMSYSTFYERVRRLEEAGLVWTRRRQKGRGWTREIVVADGVAEASVRSPTLPMPRGVAEPERR, from the coding sequence ATGACCTCATATCTTCGCGTCGCCGACGAGACGCTCTTTCGCGACCCCGACCTCTTCGAACCCGACCACCTCCCCGAGATCTTCAACCACCGCGACACCCAGATCGAGGAGCTCGCCTTCGCCCTCCGCCCCACCCTCCACGGCGCCCGCCCATTGAACACCATCCTCCAGGGCCCGCCCGGCACCGGCAAGACCACGGCGGTCCGCCTCCTCTTCGCCCAGGTGCGGGAGGCGACGACGCGGGTGGTCCCGGTGCTCGTCTCCTGCCGGACAGAACAGACGGCCTATGCAGTCTTTTCCAGGATCTATCTCGCCCTCTTCGGCCACCCGCCCCCTGCCCACGGGCTCTCCAGCCCGCAGGTCCTCAGCGGGATCGGGCACGCCCTGGCCCGCCGGGGCGAAGTCCTTGTCGTCTGTCTCGACGACGCCTCTTTTCTCGCCCCGCAGGGAGTGCTCAACGACGTCCTCCTCTCCATCCTCCGCCTCCACGAGTCATGCCCTGGCGCACGGACCGGGGTGGTGATGACCGACGCCTCGATGGACCCTGGGCTCGCCGCCACCGCCCTCACCCCCTCGGCCTGTTCGAGTCTCCAGGCCCGCACGATCTTCTTCCCCCCCTACACCGAGGAGGAGGTGCGGGGGATCCTTGCCGACCGCGTGCGGGTCGGGGTGTACCCCGGGGTGGTGGCGCCGGCGGTCCTCGACGTCGCGGCGGCGCAGACGGTGCGGCACGGCGACCTGCGGGCGGGGTTGCGTCTTGTGAAAGAGGCGGTGTATCGTGCCGAGCGTGCCGGACGCTCGGAGGTGGTGCCCGAAGACGTGACGGCGGCGGCCGGGCGCTCGGTACGTCTGGGGCTTGCCGGGGCGGTGGGGGGCCTCCTTGCCGCCGACCGGACGGTGCTCTCGGTGCTCGTCAGGATGGCGGCCGAGGGAGATGAGACGACCTCGGGACTGGTCTATAGGGCGGTCACGGCGCTCGTGCCGATGAGTTACTCGACCTTTTACGAACGGGTGCGCCGGCTTGAGGAGGCCGGACTGGTCTGGACGCGGCGGCGACAGAAGGGCCGGGGGTGGACGCGAGAGATCGTGGTCGCCGACGGGGTGGCCGAGGCATCTGTCAGGTCGCCCACACTGCCCATGCCGAGGGGGGTCGCTGAGCCCGAGAGGAGATAG
- a CDS encoding nuclease-related domain-containing DEAD/DEAH box helicase yields the protein MEVRCFRGRECEHPHEHRQLAEIVALLEAAGGAAGGVGVGAVALLTGVRVPHGEIDCAVLTRRGVVVLELKAYTGEIYGQENGTWQVKTADGTLVPLLAGNLMAQLEKERYALIAALAPLVPEYIRDFDGTEVLARKSRAEIVAAWGYFGGGSTYPPGQVDPGAYPWFDIVTPETLVPRLREVDGPLARLPRYLDPAVHDLMAALVDALHLDEYEFATGEVVVPAPLLPADTPPAVPPVPAPQGLNEYHPASRRHALILLKGQLAMMDANLEDEGTEVPPGPQRIRGIAGSGKTRLLCQKAASMHVQHPDWEIALVFQTRALYAMIEERVRRSVAGFGGVWDRTKLRVLHAWGGTRREGFYSVVAMAHGIIPENVRSLRQKRVAYSLPQEALAYCCADLMDRTEVVPLFDAVLIDEGQDLVVDDPGLLHQGRQPFYALAYAALRPVDEARPALRRLIWAYDEYQNTTTMRIPTAPALFGNDPALRRCVFGTYPSGIKKSVVMRSCWRTPGPVITAAHALGMGLLYKGGMIAGPRRRTEWEALGYQVEGAFRSQRQVTLSRPREHSGNPMPRIWDGPLLELRTFASRQEELAYVAEAIRAEIQDEHLDPSESILVVSMLDEAAHIRKIAEAIHDAGVNVYISSAPAINTFSFAGHEADPDRFRAEYAVTVTGVNRAKGNEADHVYCVSLDYVARNDASVAQRNRLSVGMTRTRAWVTLTGTGDYPLYREVEAVIAAGEAVTFTYRDRAEQTGTEDEDGSVSYQQELT from the coding sequence ATGGAGGTCAGATGTTTTCGTGGACGTGAATGCGAGCACCCGCACGAGCACCGGCAGCTCGCCGAGATCGTGGCCCTGCTCGAAGCCGCCGGAGGCGCGGCCGGAGGCGTGGGCGTGGGCGCGGTCGCGCTTCTCACCGGCGTCAGGGTCCCGCACGGCGAGATCGACTGCGCCGTCCTCACCAGGCGCGGGGTCGTCGTCCTCGAACTGAAGGCCTACACCGGCGAGATCTACGGCCAGGAGAACGGGACCTGGCAGGTGAAGACCGCAGACGGCACCCTCGTCCCCCTCCTGGCCGGGAACCTCATGGCCCAGCTGGAAAAAGAGCGCTACGCCCTCATCGCCGCCCTCGCCCCCCTGGTCCCCGAGTACATCAGGGACTTCGACGGCACCGAGGTCCTTGCCCGCAAGAGCCGCGCCGAGATCGTCGCCGCATGGGGCTATTTCGGGGGCGGCAGCACCTATCCGCCCGGGCAGGTGGACCCTGGCGCCTACCCCTGGTTCGATATCGTGACCCCCGAGACCCTGGTCCCCCGCCTCCGCGAGGTCGACGGCCCGCTCGCCCGTCTCCCCCGCTACCTCGACCCCGCGGTCCATGACCTCATGGCCGCCCTCGTCGACGCCCTCCACCTCGACGAGTACGAGTTTGCGACCGGCGAGGTCGTCGTCCCGGCGCCTCTTCTCCCTGCCGATACGCCCCCGGCAGTCCCTCCTGTCCCCGCCCCTCAAGGGCTGAACGAGTACCACCCGGCCTCGCGCCGCCACGCCCTCATCCTCCTCAAGGGGCAGCTTGCGATGATGGACGCCAACCTCGAGGACGAAGGGACCGAGGTCCCGCCAGGCCCGCAGCGGATCCGCGGGATCGCAGGTTCAGGCAAGACCCGCTTGCTCTGCCAGAAGGCGGCCTCCATGCACGTGCAGCACCCTGACTGGGAGATCGCCCTCGTCTTCCAGACCAGGGCACTGTATGCGATGATCGAAGAACGGGTACGCCGTTCGGTCGCGGGCTTCGGCGGGGTCTGGGACCGCACCAAACTCAGGGTCCTCCATGCCTGGGGGGGCACACGAAGAGAGGGGTTTTACAGTGTGGTGGCGATGGCCCACGGGATCATCCCTGAAAACGTCCGCTCGCTCAGGCAGAAACGGGTCGCCTACTCCCTCCCGCAGGAAGCCCTCGCCTACTGCTGCGCCGACCTCATGGACAGGACCGAGGTCGTCCCCCTCTTCGACGCCGTGCTCATCGACGAAGGCCAGGACCTCGTCGTCGACGACCCGGGCCTCCTCCACCAGGGACGCCAGCCTTTCTACGCCCTCGCCTATGCCGCCCTCAGACCGGTCGACGAGGCCCGCCCGGCTCTCAGGCGTCTCATCTGGGCCTACGACGAGTACCAGAACACCACGACGATGCGGATCCCGACCGCCCCCGCCCTCTTCGGGAACGACCCCGCCCTCAGGCGCTGCGTCTTTGGCACCTATCCCTCGGGGATCAAGAAGAGCGTGGTCATGCGCTCGTGCTGGCGGACGCCGGGCCCGGTGATCACCGCCGCCCACGCCCTCGGGATGGGACTCCTGTATAAAGGCGGGATGATCGCCGGGCCGCGGCGGCGGACCGAGTGGGAGGCCCTGGGCTACCAGGTCGAAGGGGCGTTCCGGTCGCAGCGCCAGGTGACCCTGAGCAGACCGCGGGAACATTCGGGCAACCCGATGCCGAGGATCTGGGACGGCCCGCTCCTCGAACTCAGGACCTTTGCGAGCAGACAGGAAGAACTTGCGTACGTGGCCGAGGCGATCAGGGCCGAGATCCAGGACGAGCACCTCGACCCCTCGGAGAGCATCCTGGTCGTCTCGATGCTCGACGAGGCGGCGCATATCAGAAAGATCGCCGAGGCGATCCACGACGCCGGGGTGAACGTCTACATCTCCTCGGCCCCGGCGATCAACACCTTCTCCTTTGCCGGGCACGAGGCCGACCCCGACCGGTTCAGGGCCGAGTACGCGGTCACGGTCACCGGGGTCAACCGGGCGAAAGGCAACGAGGCCGACCATGTCTACTGCGTGAGTCTCGACTATGTCGCCAGAAACGATGCGAGCGTCGCCCAGAGAAACCGCCTCTCGGTCGGGATGACGCGGACGCGAGCCTGGGTGACCCTGACCGGGACCGGGGACTATCCCCTGTACCGCGAGGTCGAGGCGGTGATCGCGGCCGGCGAAGCGGTCACCTTCACCTACCGCGACCGGGCCGAGCAGACCGGGACCGAAGACGAGGACGGGTCGGTCTCGTACCAGCAGGAGTTGACCTGA